The Leptospira selangorensis genome segment AGAACTTCGTCCTACAAGGTCGGGAATCCAAACATTACATGGAAAATCACGATATATACCATTATGGGATTCTTCCCGACGTTCATTTTCGTTTTTCCTCCGCCGAAATTTCCTACGCAGTAACCGCAGCATCTAACTTACACGGTTTTGACGATGCAGGTACGGAGCTTCTGGCAAGGACAATGCTTGCAGCATTCTTCTTAGCGGATCTAGTAAAAGAAGATACGAAGGTAAGCGTTCAAATCCGATTTTATGATGATACTGAGATACACTCGGTTTTAGCTTATAGCACTCGTGATGGAAAATTAAAGGCAACTCTAAGATATCGCCCGGAAGAAGATATAGAGTCCGGACAGATCTCCGAGGAAAATTTAGGAATTTTAAAAGTATTCCGTTGGAAGGACGGAGAATGTATTTATCAATCCATAGTTCCTTTTAGAAATCAAAGTTTCGAAACAAATATTGA includes the following:
- a CDS encoding Hsp33 family molecular chaperone HslO, whose translation is MENHDIYHYGILPDVHFRFSSAEISYAVTAASNLHGFDDAGTELLARTMLAAFFLADLVKEDTKVSVQIRFYDDTEIHSVLAYSTRDGKLKATLRYRPEEDIESGQISEENLGILKVFRWKDGECIYQSIVPFRNQSFETNIENYLRDSEQVPSFLVAYIKLEGLHWRIKGLFLQALPEAKPEHIDAVRELAGKLEEEKSKVYEGTVSQALEILQSSWNTKFEILATGRPEYRCDCSEEKIKELILNLGKEEAMDIAEEQGQIEVTCEFCNSIYRFPKAEVLELF